The following are encoded in a window of Phaseolus vulgaris cultivar G19833 chromosome 3, P. vulgaris v2.0, whole genome shotgun sequence genomic DNA:
- the LOC137808296 gene encoding transcription factor HEC1-like, producing the protein MDVDIVKASVCDTTNMDVMAMMMQMEKFPEFCDPFYTTEADMLSSGSSSASVSTIFNSATPPPLVDPPPPNLLNFSNNDNNLIQQPMTPSPHPPQPSTFPYPSEKKNSMAAMREMIFRIAVMQPIHIDPESIKPPKRRNVKISKDPQSVAARHRRERISEKIRILQRLVPGGTKMDTASMLDEAIHYVKFLKKQVQTLEQAGANRQHNHNTVGAVGFPIGMSNSNNIVNYSSLLMKGCQPCQVFGGSTSKQLLS; encoded by the coding sequence ATGGATGTGGACATAGTGAAGGCTTCCGTGTGTGACACCACCAACATGGACGTGATGGCAATGATGATGCAAATGGAAAAGTTCCCCGAATTCTGCGACCCTTTTTATACCACAGAAGCAGACATGTTGTCAAGTGGAAGCTCCTCAGCAAGCGTTTCCACCATTTTTAACAGCGCAACTCCACCGCCTCTTGTTGATCCACCACCGCCAAATCTTCTCAATTTTTCCAACAATGACAACAACCTTATCCAACAACCTATGACACCTTCACCCCATCCCCCACAACCCAGCACGTTTCCCTACCCTTCTGAGAAAAAAAACTCCATGGCGGCGATGAGGGAAATGATATTCCGAATAGCAGTGATGCAACCTATTCACATAGACCCTGAATCCATAAAGCCACCGAAGCGAAGGAACGTGAAGATTTCAAAGGATCCGCAGAGCGTAGCGGCGAGGCACAGAAGGGAAAGGATAAGCGAGAAGATAAGGATTCTTCAGAGATTAGTTCCAGGTGGCACCAAGATGGACACGGCATCGATGCTGGACGAGGCCATTCACTACGTGAAGTTCTTGAAAAAACAGGTGCAGACCCTGGAACAAGCAGGGGCAAATAGACAACACAATCACAATACTGTTGGTGCTGTCGGTTTCCCAATAGGGATGTCTAACTCCAACAATATTGTTAACTATTCTTCTTTGTTGATGAAGGGTTGCCAACCTTGTCAAGTGTTCGGTGGTTCTACTTCCAAACAATTGCTCAGCTAA